A genomic region of Streptomyces diastaticus subsp. diastaticus contains the following coding sequences:
- a CDS encoding transcriptional regulator produces the protein MASRWMILGHYQARGQEGWEALAQGIEDMVTGISSSVETERGLAARLRYLTTSDAGYEAMDRAGIHVTPKTLMAWLAEEVTPNRANRARLDAAYWDLRRQNVAADLKRRLNNDGRGTRLEVNGVDQSAVERRHQRDLPPRSVNVRGIWDRAVDAWLAEDEHELDAIWDEILVNHFGSDRDKYSKVSSIGWSA, from the coding sequence ATGGCCAGCCGCTGGATGATCCTGGGCCACTACCAAGCCCGCGGCCAAGAAGGCTGGGAAGCCCTCGCCCAGGGCATCGAGGACATGGTCACCGGCATCAGCTCCAGCGTCGAGACCGAACGAGGCCTCGCCGCCCGCCTGCGCTACCTCACCACCTCCGACGCCGGGTACGAAGCCATGGACCGCGCCGGCATCCACGTCACCCCCAAGACCCTGATGGCCTGGCTCGCCGAAGAGGTCACCCCCAACCGCGCCAACCGAGCCCGCCTCGACGCCGCCTACTGGGACCTGCGCCGTCAGAACGTCGCAGCCGACCTCAAACGCCGACTCAACAACGACGGCCGCGGAACCCGCCTCGAGGTCAACGGCGTCGACCAGTCCGCCGTCGAACGCCGCCACCAGCGCGACCTCCCGCCCCGTTCCGTCAACGTCCGAGGCATCTGGGACCGCGCTGTCGACGCCTGGCTCGCCGAGGACGAGCACGAACTCGACGCCATCTGGGACGAGATCCTTGTCAACCACTTCGGAAGCGACCGCGACAAGTACAGCAAGGTCTCCTCAATCGGCTGGTCCGCCTGA
- a CDS encoding IS5 family transposase, whose translation MLVYSSGIDVSSSTLRFLARQLRAHHRAIGSRWRRLGAGRQALLALAHLRVGHTYAQLAAGFGVGTTTAYRYVTEAVDLLADLAPTLADAVRTASTKAFVLLDGTLLPIDRIAADRPFYSGKHKKHGMNVQVLADPFGRLLWASAALPGAVHDIRAAREHGIVDALAQADVTCWADKGYRGAGGTVRTPYWGRWNSLSTGQQAVNRSHAKIRALVEHAMATLKSWRLLRKLRCSTTRITALIQAVLALHLASSGR comes from the coding sequence ATGCTTGTCTACTCGTCCGGCATCGACGTGTCCAGTTCCACCCTGCGCTTCCTCGCACGGCAACTGCGGGCGCACCATCGTGCGATCGGCTCCCGGTGGCGGCGGCTGGGCGCGGGCCGGCAGGCCCTTCTCGCGCTCGCTCACCTGCGGGTGGGACACACCTACGCCCAGCTGGCCGCCGGCTTCGGCGTCGGGACCACGACCGCCTACCGCTACGTCACCGAGGCCGTGGACCTCCTGGCCGACCTCGCGCCCACCCTGGCCGACGCCGTCCGCACCGCTTCGACGAAGGCGTTCGTCCTGCTCGACGGCACACTTCTGCCGATCGACCGCATCGCGGCCGACCGCCCCTTCTACTCGGGCAAACACAAGAAGCACGGGATGAACGTGCAGGTCCTCGCCGATCCCTTCGGCCGACTGCTGTGGGCCTCAGCGGCCCTGCCAGGGGCCGTCCACGACATCCGCGCGGCCCGCGAACACGGCATCGTCGACGCCCTCGCCCAAGCCGACGTCACCTGCTGGGCGGACAAGGGCTACCGCGGCGCCGGCGGCACCGTCCGCACCCCGTACTGGGGGCGCTGGAACAGCCTTTCCACCGGCCAGCAGGCGGTCAACCGGTCCCACGCGAAGATCCGTGCCCTCGTCGAGCACGCCATGGCCACCCTCAAGTCCTGGCGGCTCCTGCGGAAGCTCCGATGCTCCACCACCCGGATCACCGCCCTCATCCAAGCCGTCCTGGCCCTGCATCTGGCCAGCTCAGGCCGATGA